The Triticum dicoccoides isolate Atlit2015 ecotype Zavitan chromosome 6A, WEW_v2.0, whole genome shotgun sequence genome has a window encoding:
- the LOC119315389 gene encoding uncharacterized protein LOC119315389, with protein MAWQQSPSPAAANSSPPPAPTTVISLDEDLLREIFLRLPSLPSLVRAALSCRTFLGAVRSSPAFRRSFREAHLPPLLGLFFDPEVPSIPAFAPLRRRADPDLAAAVRGADFFLTRLPADDDTFPGWAIEGCCDGNVLLQNCSLEQFAVYNPLARALDLIPVPPDKIFDGARGDAKYLGCYILSSEEGGEPLRLVYTCHDKSRARAAVFSSESREWQIFPWSEAVTPLPEDEHWLKVGTLVNGFVYWIHTNEAYILVLNTATLHFSQMDLPPTLVARDLIFRVGETKDGKPCIVCPIDFELFVWVRGAEDDGIERWIFDQRFPLETIVEVTESTLVEHGDLKVVATIGGFVYFSTMETFLDGHNPSWFMSLCMETGELATLFQRRFDGHPHPYIMAWPPCLIDNQVHPQLEGA; from the coding sequence ATGGCCTGGCAGCAATCACCCTCGCCGGCGGCGGCGAACTCATCGCCACCACCCGCTCCCACCACCGTAATCTCTCTCGACGAAGATCTCCTCCGCGAGATCTTCCTCCGCCTCCCCTCCCTCCCGAGCCTCGTCCGTGCCGCCCTCAGCTGCCGCACCTTCCTCGGCGCCGTCCGCTCGTCCCCCGCCTTCCGCCGCAGCTTCCGGGAGGCCCACCTGCCCCCTCTCCTCGGCCTCTTCTTCGACCCCGAAGTGCCCTCCATCCCCGCCTTCGcgcccctccgccgccgcgccgacCCTGACCTCGCGGCCGCCGTCCGCGGCGCCGATTTCTTCCTCACCCGCCTCCCCGCCGACGACGACACCTTCCCGGGGTGGGCCATAGAGGGCTGCTGCGACGGCAACGTCCTCCTCCAGAACTGCAGCCTGGAGCAGTTCGCCGTCTACAACCCCCTCGCGCGGGCCCTGGATCTCATCCCCGTGCCGCCCGACAAGATCTTCGACGGCGCCCGCGGCGACGCCAAGTACCTCGGATGCTACATCCTCTCCTCCGAAGAGGGCGGCGAGCCGCTGCGCCTGGTCTACACCTGCCATGACAAGTCGCGGGCGCGTGCCGCCGTCTTCTCGTCGGAGAGCAGGGAGTGGCAGATCTTCCCGTGGTCGGAGGCTGTGACGCCACTGCCTGAAGACGAGCACTGGCTTAAAGTTGGCACGTTGGTGAATGGGTTCGTCTACTGGATACACACAAATGAAGCCTACATCCTTGTGCTGAACACAGCGACACTACATTTCTCCCAGATGGATTTGCCGCCGACCTTGGTGGCGCGAGATCTCATATTCAGGGTTGGCGAGACCAAGGATGGGAAGCCTTGCATTGTCTGCCCAATTGATTTCGAGCTTTTTGTTTGGGTCCGGGGAGCCGAGGATGACGGCATCGAGAGATGGATATTTGACCAGAGGTTTCCGTTGGAGACGATTGTCGAGGTCACCGAGAGTACACTTGTGGAACATGGTGACCTGAAGGTTGTGGCCACTATTGGTGGATTTGTGTACTTCTCTACCATGGAAACGTTCCTTGATGGTCATAATCCTAGTTGGTTCATGTCTCTATGCATGGAGACAGGGGAGCTGGCCACGCTCTTTCAGAGGAGATTTGACGGCCATCCCCATCCCTACATCATGGCATGGCCTCCTTGCTTGATAGACAACCAGGTGCACCCTCAACTTGAAGGTGCTTGA